The following coding sequences are from one Gossypium raimondii isolate GPD5lz chromosome 4, ASM2569854v1, whole genome shotgun sequence window:
- the LOC105766619 gene encoding transcription repressor OFP6: protein MLSDKKKLILNTVSVSIGCSSCKRSKLASFFNPKPKSKSKSKPKPKSNFQSLYTSSSSSSSKKAATHYYFSETATSFSPSTDTPRCWDMDTDDTDHDTKGSMSTVRGFGRVGGESLAVEKDSDDPYLDFRHSMLQMILEKEIYSKDDLRELLNCFLQLNSPYYHGIIIRAFTEIWNGVFNVKPGGGGAGASPELHFGFRPRDF from the coding sequence ATGTTAAGCGACAAAAAAAAGCTGATCCTTAACACCGTTTCAGTCAGCATAGGCTGCAGCAGCTGCAAGAGATCCAAGCTCGCTAGCTTTTTCAACCCCAAAcccaaatccaaatccaaatccaaacccaaacccaaatctAATTTCCAATCTCTTTACACCTCTTCTTCTTCGAGCTCTTCCAAGAAAGCAGCCACCCATTATTATTTCTCGGAAACCGCCACCTCTTTTTCTCCCAGCACTGACACTCCTCGCTGCTGGGACATGGACACCGATGACACAGACCACGACACTAAGGGTTCAATGTCGACTGTACGAGGTTTTGGTCGTGTCGGAGGGGAGAGTCTAGCGGTGGAGAAAGACTCCGACGACCCTTATTTGGACTTCAGGCACTCCATGTTGCAAATGATACTGGAGAAAGAGATATATTCGAAAGATGATTTGAGAGAGCTTCTCAACTGTTTCTTGCAGCTGAATTCGCCTTATTACCATGGGATTATTATTAGAGCTTTCACGGAGATCTGGAACGGGGTTTTCAACGTCAAGCCTGGTGGTGGCGGCGCCGGTGCTTCCCCAGAGCTGCATTTTGGGTTCAGGCCACGTGACTTCTAG